A genomic segment from Bosea sp. OAE506 encodes:
- a CDS encoding NADH-quinone oxidoreductase subunit M, whose amino-acid sequence MFGFGILTGLLVLPLVGAAFILAQRGDEASVESNARYAALAATVATFVLACVAWAKFDPANPGFQMVETHAWVSEAIQFKLGVDGFSFPFVVLTAFLMPFCILASWHAITKRVREYMVAFLILETLMIGVFVALDLVLFYLFFEGGLIPMFLIIGIWGGKRRVYASYKFFLYTLLGSVLLLLALMAMYWHAGTTDIPTLLAHKFPANMQTWLWLAFFASFAVKMPMWPVHTWLPDAHVEAPTAGSVVLAAIMLKMGGYGFIRFSIPMFPEASAYFASFVFALSVIAIVYTSLVALMQEDIKKLVAYSSVAHMGFVTMGLFTLTPQGIQGAMFQMVSHGLVSGALFLCVGVIYDRMHTREIAAYGGLVNRMPVYAVIFMVFTMANVGLPGTAGFVGEFLTLMGAFRANPWVAFIACSGVILSAAYALWLYRRVVFGELVKPELKDIADLDRREIAILVPLVLLTVWYGIRPGTILDAFAAPTEALIKNYQAALTAAKTAMLAVQ is encoded by the coding sequence ATGTTCGGCTTCGGTATCCTCACCGGTCTTCTCGTCCTGCCGCTCGTCGGCGCGGCCTTCATCCTGGCGCAGCGCGGCGACGAGGCTTCGGTCGAGTCCAATGCGCGCTACGCGGCGCTCGCCGCCACGGTTGCGACCTTCGTTCTGGCCTGCGTCGCCTGGGCGAAGTTCGACCCCGCCAATCCCGGCTTCCAGATGGTCGAGACCCATGCCTGGGTCTCCGAGGCCATCCAGTTCAAGCTCGGCGTCGACGGCTTCTCCTTCCCCTTCGTGGTGCTGACGGCCTTCCTGATGCCGTTCTGCATCCTGGCGTCCTGGCATGCGATCACGAAGCGCGTGCGCGAATACATGGTCGCGTTCCTGATCCTCGAGACGCTCATGATCGGCGTCTTCGTGGCGCTCGACCTCGTGCTGTTCTACCTCTTCTTCGAGGGCGGCCTGATCCCGATGTTCCTGATCATTGGCATCTGGGGCGGCAAGCGGCGCGTCTATGCCTCATACAAGTTCTTCCTCTACACCCTGCTGGGCTCGGTGCTGCTGCTGCTCGCGCTGATGGCGATGTACTGGCACGCCGGCACCACCGACATCCCGACGCTGCTGGCGCACAAGTTCCCCGCGAACATGCAGACCTGGCTGTGGCTGGCCTTCTTCGCCTCCTTCGCGGTGAAGATGCCGATGTGGCCGGTCCACACCTGGCTGCCCGACGCCCACGTCGAGGCGCCGACCGCAGGCTCGGTCGTGCTCGCCGCGATCATGCTGAAGATGGGCGGCTACGGCTTCATCCGCTTCTCGATCCCGATGTTCCCGGAGGCCTCGGCCTATTTCGCCTCCTTCGTCTTCGCGCTGTCCGTCATCGCCATCGTCTACACCTCGCTGGTGGCGCTGATGCAGGAGGACATCAAGAAGCTCGTCGCCTACTCCTCGGTGGCGCATATGGGCTTCGTCACGATGGGCCTGTTCACCCTGACGCCGCAGGGCATCCAGGGCGCGATGTTCCAGATGGTCAGCCACGGGCTGGTCTCGGGCGCGCTCTTCCTTTGTGTCGGTGTGATCTATGACCGGATGCACACCCGCGAGATTGCGGCCTATGGCGGGCTGGTGAACCGGATGCCGGTCTACGCCGTCATCTTCATGGTCTTCACCATGGCCAATGTCGGCCTGCCGGGCACGGCCGGCTTCGTCGGCGAATTCCTGACGCTGATGGGCGCCTTCCGCGCCAACCCCTGGGTTGCCTTCATCGCCTGCTCGGGCGTCATCCTCTCGGCCGCCTATGCGCTCTGGCTCTATCGCCGCGTCGTCTTCGGCGAACTGGTCAAGCCCGAGCTCAAGGACATCGCCGATCTCGACCGCCGCGAGATAGCGATCCTGGTCCCGCTCGTTCTGCTGACGGTCTGGTACGGCATCCGCCCGGGCACGATCCTGGATGCCTTCGCCGCCCCGACCGAAGCCCTCATCAAGAATTATCAGGCCGCTCTCACCGCCGCGAAAACGGCGATGCTGGCCGTTCAGTAA
- the nuoL gene encoding NADH-quinone oxidoreductase subunit L, which produces MYHAIVFLPLIGFLIAGLFGRLIGARGSEIVTTSLLVVSAVLSWIAFFNVGFGSGTTRVQVATWMSSGGLQVDWAFRVDTLTVVMLVVVNTVSSLVHLYSIGYMHEDPHRPRFFAYLSLFTFAMLMLVTADNLLQMFFGWEGVGLASYLLIGFWYQKPSACAAAMKAFIVNRVGDFGFLLGIFLVFVLTGSVAFDTIFPQIAGLTEKTFRFLGYDWNALTLTALLLFMGAMGKSAQFLLHTWLPDAMEGPTPVSALIHAATMVTAGVFMVARLSPIFEYAPVALTVVIVIGATTAFFAATVGLVQNDIKRVIAYSTCSQLGYMFVALGVGAYSAGVFHLFTHAFFKALLFLGAGSVIHAMHHEQDMRNMGGLRKHIPLTAAAMTIGTLALTGFPLFAGYFSKDAIIESAYAAVAHKGFAASYAFVLLVVAACFTSFYSWRLYFMTFEGKPRWGAGAHASHGHDDHAHAAHGHDDHAHAAHAHDDHHGHGHDHKPHESPLVMLIPLAVLSLGAVAAGFAFKEAFIGHNYEHFWKASLFTGKDNHILHEMHEVPGWVIASPFIAMVLGFLVSLYMYVLRPDVPGKLAAANPVLYRFLLNKWYFDEIYDFLFVKPSMWIGKFLWKKGDGFVIDGMGPDGISARVVDVTNRVVRLQTGYLYHYAFAMLMGVAGLVTWYLVARG; this is translated from the coding sequence ATGTATCACGCGATCGTCTTCCTCCCCCTGATCGGCTTCCTGATCGCCGGCCTCTTCGGCCGTCTGATCGGCGCGCGCGGATCGGAGATCGTCACCACCTCGCTGCTGGTCGTCTCGGCCGTCCTGTCCTGGATCGCCTTCTTCAATGTCGGCTTCGGCTCGGGCACGACCCGCGTGCAGGTCGCCACCTGGATGTCCTCGGGTGGCTTGCAGGTCGACTGGGCGTTCCGCGTCGACACGCTGACCGTGGTGATGCTGGTCGTTGTCAACACCGTCTCCTCGCTCGTGCACCTGTACTCGATCGGGTACATGCACGAGGATCCGCACCGGCCGCGCTTCTTCGCCTATCTGTCGCTCTTCACCTTCGCCATGCTGATGCTGGTGACGGCCGACAACCTGCTGCAGATGTTCTTCGGCTGGGAGGGCGTCGGTCTCGCCTCCTATCTGCTGATCGGCTTCTGGTACCAGAAGCCCTCCGCCTGCGCCGCGGCCATGAAGGCCTTCATCGTCAACCGCGTCGGCGATTTCGGCTTCCTGCTCGGCATCTTCCTGGTCTTCGTCCTGACCGGCTCGGTCGCCTTCGACACCATCTTCCCGCAGATCGCCGGCCTGACCGAGAAGACCTTCCGCTTCCTCGGCTATGACTGGAACGCGCTGACGCTGACCGCGCTGCTGCTGTTCATGGGCGCCATGGGCAAGTCGGCCCAGTTCCTGCTGCACACCTGGCTGCCCGACGCGATGGAGGGCCCGACCCCGGTCTCGGCCCTCATCCACGCCGCGACCATGGTCACCGCCGGCGTCTTCATGGTTGCGCGTCTGTCGCCGATTTTCGAATACGCCCCGGTGGCGCTCACCGTCGTCATCGTCATCGGCGCGACGACCGCGTTCTTCGCCGCCACCGTCGGCCTCGTCCAGAACGACATCAAGCGCGTCATCGCCTACTCGACCTGCTCGCAGCTCGGCTACATGTTCGTCGCGCTCGGCGTCGGCGCCTATTCGGCCGGTGTCTTCCATCTCTTCACCCACGCCTTCTTCAAGGCGCTGCTGTTTCTCGGCGCCGGCTCGGTCATCCATGCGATGCATCACGAGCAGGACATGCGGAACATGGGTGGCCTCAGGAAGCACATCCCGCTGACGGCGGCGGCCATGACCATCGGCACGCTGGCGCTCACCGGCTTCCCGCTCTTCGCCGGCTACTTCTCCAAGGACGCGATCATCGAGAGCGCCTATGCCGCGGTCGCGCATAAGGGCTTCGCCGCTTCTTACGCCTTCGTGCTGCTGGTGGTGGCTGCCTGCTTCACCTCGTTCTACTCCTGGCGGCTCTACTTCATGACCTTCGAGGGCAAGCCGCGCTGGGGCGCGGGCGCTCACGCGTCGCATGGTCACGACGACCACGCTCACGCCGCTCATGGCCATGACGACCATGCCCATGCTGCCCATGCGCATGACGACCATCACGGCCATGGCCACGACCACAAGCCGCATGAGAGCCCGTTGGTGATGCTGATCCCGCTCGCCGTGCTGTCGCTCGGCGCGGTCGCCGCCGGCTTCGCCTTCAAGGAGGCGTTCATCGGCCACAACTACGAGCATTTCTGGAAGGCTTCGCTCTTCACGGGCAAGGACAACCACATCCTGCACGAGATGCACGAGGTTCCCGGCTGGGTGATCGCCTCGCCCTTCATCGCGATGGTGCTGGGCTTCCTGGTCTCGCTCTACATGTACGTCCTGCGCCCGGACGTGCCGGGCAAGCTCGCCGCCGCCAACCCGGTCCTCTACCGCTTCCTGCTCAACAAGTGGTATTTCGACGAGATCTACGACTTCCTGTTCGTGAAGCCGTCGATGTGGATCGGCAAGTTCCTCTGGAAGAAGGGGGACGGTTTCGTCATCGACGGCATGGGCCCGGACGGCATTTCCGCCCGCGTCGTCGACGTGACCAACCGGGTCGTGCGGCTGCAGACCGGCTATCTCTACCACTATGCCTTCGCCATGCTGATGGGCGTCGCGGGCCTGGTGACCTGGTATCTCGTGGCGCGCGGGTGA
- the nuoK gene encoding NADH-quinone oxidoreductase subunit NuoK — MMIGLGHYLAVGAILFTLGVLGIFLNRKNVIVILMSVELILLAVNLNFVAFSSFLNDIVGQVFALLVLTVAAAEAAIGLAILVVYFRNRGTIAVEDINMMKG, encoded by the coding sequence CTGATGATCGGCCTTGGCCACTATCTCGCCGTCGGCGCGATCCTGTTCACGCTGGGCGTGCTCGGCATCTTCCTGAACCGGAAGAACGTCATCGTCATCCTGATGTCGGTCGAGCTGATCCTGCTCGCGGTCAACCTGAACTTCGTCGCCTTTTCCAGCTTCCTGAACGACATCGTCGGGCAGGTCTTCGCGCTGCTGGTTCTGACCGTGGCGGCGGCGGAGGCCGCCATCGGCCTCGCTATCCTCGTCGTCTACTTCCGCAACCGCGGCACGATCGCGGTGGAAGACATCAACATGATGAAAGGCTGA
- a CDS encoding NADH-quinone oxidoreductase subunit J: MNAAAAFFYLFAGVTVASAFMVVASRNPVHSVLYLILAFVNAAGLFLLLGAEFLAMLLIVVYVGAVAVLFLFVVMMLDVDFAEFRQGFLNYLPIGALLGIVFAVELLLVVGAWVIDPQIVRAPVAAIPAGITNTEALGRVLYTKYVYYFQAAGLVLLVAMIGAIVLTLRERTGIKRQDIVQQNARTKATAMDVKKVQPGAALPEETV; the protein is encoded by the coding sequence ATGAATGCCGCAGCGGCCTTCTTCTATCTCTTCGCGGGTGTCACCGTCGCCTCGGCGTTCATGGTGGTCGCCTCGCGCAACCCCGTGCACTCGGTGCTCTATCTGATCCTTGCCTTCGTCAACGCGGCCGGGCTGTTCCTGCTGCTGGGGGCCGAGTTCCTGGCGATGCTGCTGATCGTCGTCTATGTCGGCGCGGTCGCGGTGCTCTTCCTCTTCGTCGTGATGATGCTCGACGTCGATTTCGCCGAATTCCGCCAGGGCTTCCTGAATTACCTGCCGATCGGCGCGCTGCTCGGCATCGTCTTCGCGGTCGAACTGCTGCTGGTCGTCGGCGCCTGGGTCATCGACCCGCAGATCGTGCGCGCGCCTGTCGCCGCCATCCCCGCCGGCATCACCAACACCGAGGCGCTCGGCCGGGTGCTCTACACGAAGTACGTTTATTACTTCCAGGCCGCCGGCCTCGTGCTGCTCGTCGCGATGATCGGCGCCATCGTGCTGACCCTGCGCGAGCGTACCGGCATCAAGCGCCAGGATATCGTGCAGCAGAACGCCCGCACCAAGGCGACCGCCATGGACGTCAAGAAGGTGCAGCCGGGCGCGGCCCTGCCGGAGGAGACCGTCTGA
- the nuoI gene encoding NADH-quinone oxidoreductase subunit NuoI produces MSLAQAAKGLLLKEFVGAFALSMRYFFKPKATINYPFEKNPQSPRFRGEHALRRYPNGEERCIACKLCEAICPAQAITIEAGPRRNDGTRRTTRYDIDMTKCIYCGFCQEACPVDAIVEGPNFEFATETREELFYDKDRLLENGARWEREIARNIAMDAPYR; encoded by the coding sequence ATGTCGCTCGCACAAGCCGCAAAGGGCCTGCTGCTGAAGGAGTTCGTCGGCGCGTTCGCGCTGTCGATGCGCTATTTCTTCAAGCCGAAGGCGACCATCAACTACCCCTTCGAGAAAAATCCGCAGAGCCCGCGCTTCCGCGGCGAGCATGCACTGCGCCGTTATCCCAATGGCGAGGAACGCTGCATCGCCTGCAAGCTCTGCGAGGCGATCTGCCCCGCGCAGGCGATCACCATCGAGGCCGGCCCGCGCCGCAATGACGGCACGCGCCGCACCACGCGCTACGACATCGACATGACGAAGTGCATCTATTGCGGCTTCTGCCAGGAGGCCTGCCCGGTCGATGCGATCGTCGAGGGGCCGAATTTCGAGTTCGCCACCGAGACCCGTGAGGAGCTGTTCTACGACAAGGACAGGCTGCTCGAGAACGGCGCCCGCTGGGAGCGCGAGATCGCGCGCAACATCGCGATGGACGCTCCCTATCGCTGA
- the nuoH gene encoding NADH-quinone oxidoreductase subunit NuoH — protein sequence MNWDLVLDLAIMLGKSFLLIACLLVFIAYILLADRKIWAAVQLRRGPNVVGPFGLFQSFADLLKFAFKEPIIPSGSNKGVFLLAPLVTCLLALSAWAVIPVSEGWAIANINVGILYVLAISSLGIYGIIMAGWASNSKYPFMGALRSAAQMVSYEVSIGFVIITVLLCVGSLNLSAIVEAQNTKVGLFGWYWLPLFPMFVIFFISALAETNRPPFDLPEAESELVAGYMVEYSSTPYLLFMLGEYVAIMTMCAMMVILFLGGWLPPFPVAPFTWVPGVVWFMLKVCGVFFMFAMVKAFVPRYRYDQLMRLGWKVFLPLSLVSVVVVAFVLQLTGWGPVR from the coding sequence ATGAACTGGGACCTCGTTCTCGATCTCGCGATCATGCTGGGCAAGAGCTTCCTGCTCATCGCCTGCCTGCTCGTCTTCATCGCCTATATCCTGCTGGCCGACCGCAAGATCTGGGCGGCGGTGCAGTTGCGGCGCGGCCCCAACGTGGTCGGTCCCTTCGGCCTGTTCCAGAGCTTCGCGGACCTGCTGAAATTCGCCTTCAAGGAGCCGATCATTCCGTCGGGCTCCAACAAGGGCGTCTTCCTGCTGGCGCCACTGGTCACCTGCCTGCTGGCGCTCTCGGCCTGGGCGGTCATCCCGGTTTCCGAAGGCTGGGCGATCGCCAACATCAATGTCGGCATCCTCTATGTTCTGGCGATCTCGTCCCTGGGCATCTACGGCATCATCATGGCCGGCTGGGCCTCCAACTCGAAGTACCCCTTCATGGGCGCGTTGCGCTCGGCCGCGCAGATGGTGTCCTACGAGGTCTCGATCGGCTTCGTGATCATCACCGTCCTGCTCTGCGTGGGATCGCTGAACCTCTCGGCCATCGTCGAGGCGCAGAACACCAAGGTCGGCCTGTTCGGCTGGTACTGGCTGCCGCTCTTCCCGATGTTCGTGATCTTCTTCATCTCGGCGCTGGCCGAGACGAACCGGCCGCCCTTCGACCTGCCCGAAGCGGAATCGGAGCTCGTCGCCGGCTACATGGTCGAATACTCCTCGACCCCGTATTTGCTGTTCATGCTCGGCGAATACGTGGCGATCATGACCATGTGCGCCATGATGGTGATCCTGTTCCTCGGGGGCTGGCTGCCGCCGTTCCCGGTCGCGCCCTTCACCTGGGTGCCGGGCGTCGTCTGGTTCATGCTCAAGGTCTGCGGCGTCTTCTTCATGTTCGCGATGGTGAAGGCCTTCGTGCCGCGCTACCGCTACGACCAGCTGATGCGGCTGGGCTGGAAGGTCTTCCTGCCGCTGTCGCTGGTCTCCGTGGTGGTGGTCGCCTTCGTGCTGCAGCTGACGGGCTGGGGCCCGGTACGCTGA
- the nuoG gene encoding NADH-quinone oxidoreductase subunit NuoG codes for MTKLIIDGIEVDVPAEYTVLQACEAAGAEVPRFCFHERLSIAGNCRMCLVEVKGGPPKPQASCAIGVRDLRPGPNGEPPVVSTKSPMVKKAREGVMEFLLINHPLDCPICDQGGECDLQDQAMAYGVDTSRYAENKRAVEDKYIGPLVKTSMTRCIQCTRCVRFTTEVAGGSDLGAIGRGEDMEITTYLEQAMTSELQGNVVDLCPVGALTSKPYQNKARPWELSKTQSIDVMDAVGSAIRVDSRGKEVMRILPRLNEAVNEEWISDKTRHIVDGLRTQRLDRPYIRQNGALRPASWNEAFALIAGKVKAAKPEKIGAIAGDLAAVEEMFALQSLIASLGSANLDCRQDGTKLHPKFGRASYILNAGIAGIEEADALMIIGANPRKEAPILNARIRKRWLRGDFTLGLVGEKVDLTYDYAHLGAGPDTLAGFVDHAPANRQKPMLLIGQGALARPDGEAILAMAAKAAHALGAVGEGWNGFGVLHTAAARVGGLDLGFVPGEGGLDVAGMVAPGALDVLFLLGADEIEVPAGAFVVYQGTHGDRGAHRADVILPGAAYTEKSATYVNTEGRVQMTERATFAPGDAREDWAVLRALSAALGKTLPFDSLAGLRKALYAAHPHFAALDRLDPADASGLGTLADLGGKAEKAGFVSTVADFYQTNPIARASAVMAECSALASGRLQQAAE; via the coding sequence ATGACCAAACTCATCATCGACGGCATCGAGGTCGACGTACCCGCCGAATACACGGTGCTTCAGGCCTGTGAGGCGGCGGGCGCCGAAGTGCCGCGCTTCTGCTTCCATGAGCGGCTCTCGATCGCCGGCAACTGCCGCATGTGCCTCGTCGAGGTGAAGGGCGGGCCGCCCAAGCCGCAGGCCTCGTGCGCTATCGGCGTGCGCGATCTGCGCCCCGGCCCCAATGGCGAGCCGCCGGTCGTCTCGACCAAGTCGCCGATGGTCAAGAAGGCGCGCGAGGGGGTGATGGAGTTCCTCCTCATCAACCACCCGCTGGATTGCCCGATCTGCGACCAGGGCGGCGAGTGCGACCTGCAGGACCAGGCGATGGCCTATGGCGTCGACACCTCGCGCTATGCCGAGAACAAGCGCGCGGTCGAGGACAAGTATATCGGCCCGCTGGTGAAGACCTCGATGACGCGCTGCATCCAGTGCACGCGCTGCGTCCGCTTCACCACGGAAGTCGCGGGCGGCTCCGATCTCGGCGCCATCGGCCGCGGCGAGGACATGGAGATCACCACCTATCTCGAGCAGGCGATGACCTCGGAGCTCCAGGGCAATGTCGTCGATCTCTGCCCGGTCGGCGCGTTGACCTCGAAGCCCTACCAGAACAAGGCCCGGCCCTGGGAGCTGTCCAAGACGCAGTCCATCGACGTGATGGACGCCGTCGGCTCGGCCATCCGCGTCGATTCCCGCGGCAAGGAGGTCATGCGCATCCTGCCCCGCCTCAACGAGGCGGTGAACGAGGAGTGGATCTCCGACAAGACCCGCCACATCGTCGACGGCCTGCGCACGCAGCGTCTCGACCGGCCCTATATCCGCCAGAACGGTGCGCTGCGCCCGGCCTCCTGGAACGAGGCCTTCGCGCTGATTGCCGGCAAGGTGAAGGCGGCCAAGCCGGAGAAGATCGGCGCCATCGCCGGCGATCTCGCGGCGGTCGAGGAGATGTTCGCGCTCCAGAGCCTGATCGCCTCGCTCGGATCGGCCAATCTCGATTGCCGGCAGGACGGCACCAAGCTGCATCCGAAATTCGGCCGCGCCAGCTACATCCTCAACGCCGGCATCGCCGGGATCGAGGAGGCGGATGCGCTGATGATCATCGGCGCCAATCCCCGCAAGGAAGCGCCGATCCTGAACGCGCGCATCCGCAAGCGCTGGCTGCGCGGCGATTTCACCCTCGGCCTGGTCGGTGAGAAGGTCGACCTGACCTATGACTACGCTCATCTGGGCGCAGGACCGGACACGCTCGCCGGTTTCGTCGATCATGCCCCGGCCAACCGGCAAAAGCCGATGCTGCTGATCGGGCAGGGCGCTTTGGCCCGTCCCGATGGCGAGGCGATCCTGGCTATGGCCGCCAAGGCCGCCCATGCGCTCGGCGCCGTCGGCGAAGGCTGGAACGGTTTCGGCGTGCTGCACACCGCCGCCGCCCGCGTCGGCGGGCTCGATCTCGGCTTCGTGCCGGGTGAGGGCGGCCTCGATGTCGCCGGCATGGTCGCGCCCGGCGCGCTCGACGTGCTGTTCCTGCTCGGCGCCGACGAGATCGAGGTGCCTGCCGGCGCCTTTGTCGTCTATCAGGGCACCCATGGCGACCGCGGCGCCCATCGCGCCGACGTCATCCTGCCGGGTGCCGCCTATACCGAGAAGTCGGCGACCTATGTGAACACCGAAGGCCGCGTGCAGATGACCGAGCGCGCCACCTTCGCGCCGGGTGACGCCCGCGAGGACTGGGCCGTGCTGCGCGCCCTCTCGGCCGCGCTCGGCAAGACGCTGCCCTTCGACTCGCTGGCCGGCCTGCGCAAGGCGCTCTATGCGGCCCATCCGCATTTCGCCGCGCTCGATAGGCTCGATCCGGCGGACGCCTCCGGGCTCGGCACGCTCGCCGACCTCGGCGGCAAGGCCGAGAAGGCCGGCTTCGTCTCGACGGTCGCCGATTTCTACCAAACCAACCCGATCGCGCGCGCTTCCGCCGTGATGGCCGAATGTTCGGCGCTGGCCTCCGGCCGGCTGCAGCAGGCGGCGGAGTAA
- the nuoF gene encoding NADH-quinone oxidoreductase subunit NuoF translates to MLADRDRIFTNLYGLHDLSLKGAMARGAWDGTKFLLEQGRDWIIDEMKKSGLRGRGGAGFPTGLKWSFMPKVNDGRPHYLVVNADESEPGTCKDREIMRNDPHTLVEGCLIASFAMGAHAAYIYIRGEYIREREALQRAVDEAYEARLIGKDNVHGYPFDLYVHHGAGAYICGEETALLESLEGKKGMPRMKPPFPANVGLYGCPTTVNNVESIAVAPTILRRGASWFSSLGNPNNVGTKLFCISGHVNKPCNVEEVMGITFRELIDRHCGGIRGGWDNLKAVIPGGSSVRMVPAEQIIDTPMDFDSLSKLKSGLGTAAVIVMDKSTDVIRAIARLSHFYKHESCGQCTPCREGTGWMWRVMERMVEGRAQKREIDMLLDVTKQIEGHTICALGDAAAWPIQGLIAHFRHEIEQRIDDYAANPHSEPVRMMAAE, encoded by the coding sequence ATGCTCGCCGATCGCGATCGTATTTTCACCAATCTCTACGGCCTTCACGACCTGTCGCTGAAGGGCGCCATGGCGCGTGGCGCCTGGGACGGCACCAAGTTCCTGCTGGAGCAGGGCCGTGACTGGATCATCGACGAGATGAAGAAGTCCGGCCTGCGCGGTCGCGGCGGCGCCGGCTTCCCGACCGGGCTGAAATGGTCCTTCATGCCCAAGGTCAATGATGGGCGCCCGCACTACCTCGTCGTCAATGCCGACGAGTCGGAGCCGGGCACCTGCAAGGATCGCGAGATCATGCGCAACGACCCGCATACGCTGGTCGAGGGCTGCCTGATCGCCTCCTTCGCGATGGGCGCGCATGCGGCCTACATCTACATCCGCGGCGAATACATCCGTGAGCGCGAGGCGCTGCAGCGCGCCGTCGACGAGGCCTATGAGGCCAGGCTCATCGGCAAGGACAACGTCCACGGCTATCCCTTTGATCTTTATGTGCATCACGGCGCCGGCGCCTATATCTGCGGCGAGGAGACGGCCCTGCTCGAGAGCCTCGAGGGCAAGAAGGGCATGCCGCGGATGAAGCCGCCATTCCCGGCCAATGTCGGCCTGTATGGCTGCCCCACCACGGTCAACAACGTCGAGTCGATTGCGGTCGCGCCGACCATCCTGCGCCGCGGCGCGAGCTGGTTTTCCTCGCTCGGCAACCCCAACAATGTCGGCACCAAGCTGTTCTGCATCTCGGGCCATGTGAACAAGCCCTGCAATGTCGAAGAGGTGATGGGCATCACCTTCCGCGAACTGATCGACCGGCATTGCGGCGGCATCCGGGGGGGCTGGGACAATCTCAAGGCGGTCATCCCGGGCGGCTCCTCGGTGCGCATGGTGCCGGCCGAGCAGATCATCGACACGCCGATGGATTTCGACTCGCTGTCTAAGCTGAAATCGGGCCTCGGCACCGCAGCCGTGATCGTCATGGACAAATCCACCGACGTCATCCGCGCCATCGCCCGCCTCAGCCATTTCTACAAGCATGAGAGCTGCGGCCAGTGCACGCCGTGCCGCGAGGGCACGGGCTGGATGTGGCGCGTCATGGAGCGGATGGTCGAGGGCCGCGCCCAGAAGCGCGAGATCGACATGCTGCTGGACGTCACCAAGCAGATCGAAGGCCATACCATCTGCGCGCTCGGCGACGCCGCCGCCTGGCCGATCCAGGGCCTGATTGCGCATTTCCGTCACGAGATCGAGCAGCGCATCGACGACTATGCCGCCAACCCGCACAGCGAGCCCGTGCGCATGATGGCGGCGGAGTGA
- the nuoE gene encoding NADH-quinone oxidoreductase subunit NuoE, translating to MSVRRLAPDPVQPTSFAFTAANENWADQQIAKYPEGRQASAVIPLLWKAQEQHDGWLPRAAIEAVARKLGMAPMRVMEVATFYTMFNLQPVGEHFIQLCGTTPCALRGAEALKKVCLDVIGPQSTVSADGKLSWLEVECLGACCNAPMAQINFDYYEDLTPENFKALLEDLRHGRPTKPGPQNGRSGSEPLGGGETLKDPALYDGTVIGAGDWQKRVTEQRKAAAEAAAAKAAAEAEAKKAEAPKTDAPKPDAPKADAPKTDATPAAATKPATETAAPGRPKPSEPGQPSGAANDTPAAGGKVDAKSAAESAKSAGAPADKPVK from the coding sequence ATGTCCGTCCGTCGTCTTGCACCTGATCCGGTTCAGCCCACCTCCTTCGCCTTTACCGCGGCGAACGAGAACTGGGCTGACCAGCAGATCGCCAAATATCCGGAGGGCCGCCAGGCCTCGGCCGTGATCCCGCTGTTGTGGAAGGCGCAGGAACAGCATGACGGCTGGCTGCCGCGTGCCGCGATCGAGGCGGTCGCGCGCAAGCTCGGCATGGCGCCGATGCGGGTGATGGAGGTCGCGACCTTCTACACCATGTTCAATCTCCAGCCGGTCGGCGAGCACTTCATCCAGCTCTGCGGCACCACGCCCTGCGCGCTGCGCGGCGCGGAGGCCCTGAAGAAGGTCTGCCTCGACGTCATCGGCCCGCAATCGACGGTCAGCGCCGACGGCAAGCTCTCCTGGCTCGAGGTCGAGTGCCTCGGTGCCTGCTGCAACGCCCCGATGGCGCAGATCAACTTCGACTATTATGAGGATCTGACGCCCGAGAACTTCAAGGCGCTGCTGGAGGATCTCCGCCACGGCCGGCCGACGAAGCCCGGCCCGCAGAACGGCCGCTCGGGCTCGGAGCCGCTCGGCGGCGGCGAGACCCTGAAGGACCCGGCCCTTTATGACGGCACGGTGATCGGCGCCGGCGATTGGCAGAAGCGCGTCACCGAGCAGCGCAAGGCCGCGGCCGAAGCCGCCGCCGCCAAGGCCGCGGCCGAGGCGGAGGCCAAGAAGGCCGAGGCACCCAAGACGGATGCGCCCAAGCCTGACGCTCCCAAGGCAGACGCCCCAAAGACCGACGCGACGCCCGCAGCTGCGACGAAGCCGGCGACCGAGACGGCCGCACCCGGGCGCCCCAAGCCGTCCGAGCCGGGCCAGCCCAGCGGGGCCGCCAACGATACCCCCGCCGCCGGCGGCAAGGTCGATGCCAAGTCAGCCGCGGAGTCGGCCAAATCGGCCGGCGCGCCCGCCGACAAGCCGGTGAAGTGA